A single genomic interval of Streptococcus oralis subsp. dentisani harbors:
- a CDS encoding efflux RND transporter periplasmic adaptor subunit: MKGNKKTKKWQLYTAIGAASIIITSAVGILLFRQPSQAAGKDDTSHLVVAKEGTVASSVLLSGTVTAKNEQYVYLDASKGEVDEILVSVGDKVDKGQALVKYNSTEAQSAYDAANRAIAKADRRINDLKESRNNTLADSEEYDDGTQGSSVSSIDSQISDARDSRADAEAQLKKAQAQLDATKVLSTLEGTVVEVNRNVSKSTTAANQVMVHVVSNDNLQVKGELSEYNLANLSVGQEVTFSSKVYQDKTWTGKISFISAYPKNSGEGTNAITGGNTGSKYPYTIEVTSEIGDLRPGFTVSVEVKSDKKSILVPLTSVITEDGKNYVWVVDEENKAKKIEVSLGNADAENQEITSGLTDGTKVISNPTTSLEEGKEVRADETTN; this comes from the coding sequence ATGAAGGGGAATAAGAAAACTAAAAAATGGCAACTATACACAGCTATTGGTGCTGCAAGTATTATTATAACCAGTGCAGTGGGTATTTTGCTATTTAGACAGCCCTCTCAGGCTGCCGGTAAGGATGACACATCGCATCTCGTAGTCGCAAAGGAAGGAACAGTTGCCTCCTCTGTTCTTTTATCTGGTACCGTCACCGCAAAAAATGAACAATATGTTTATTTGGATGCAAGTAAGGGTGAGGTGGATGAAATCTTGGTTTCTGTTGGAGATAAGGTTGACAAAGGACAAGCACTCGTAAAATACAACAGCACAGAAGCGCAGTCTGCTTATGATGCAGCTAACCGTGCCATAGCCAAGGCTGATCGTCGTATCAATGACTTGAAGGAATCACGAAACAACACTCTAGCTGATTCGGAAGAATATGATGATGGAACGCAGGGTTCTTCTGTCTCTTCCATAGATTCTCAGATTAGTGATGCTCGTGATAGTCGTGCTGATGCAGAGGCGCAACTTAAAAAGGCGCAGGCCCAATTGGACGCAACAAAGGTTTTGAGTACACTAGAAGGTACAGTTGTAGAAGTTAATCGCAATGTATCGAAGTCCACAACTGCTGCAAATCAAGTGATGGTTCATGTAGTAAGTAACGACAATCTACAAGTCAAGGGAGAACTTTCTGAGTACAATCTTGCCAACCTTTCTGTTGGCCAAGAAGTGACCTTTTCTTCCAAGGTTTACCAAGATAAAACTTGGACAGGGAAGATCAGCTTTATTTCAGCTTACCCTAAAAATAGTGGAGAAGGAACGAATGCTATAACTGGGGGGAATACTGGTTCTAAATATCCTTATACGATTGAAGTAACGAGTGAGATTGGTGATTTGAGACCAGGTTTTACCGTTAGTGTTGAGGTTAAAAGTGACAAGAAATCAATCCTCGTACCCTTAACCAGTGTCATTACTGAAGACGGGAAAAACTATGTTTGGGTGGTTGACGAAGAGAATAAGGCTAAGAAAATCGAAGTTAGCCTAGGAAATGCTGACGCAGAAAACCAAGAGATCACATCTGGTTTGACAGACGGAACCAAAGTCATCAGTAATCCAACGACTTCCTTGGAAGAAGGAAAAGAGGTGAGGGCTGATGAAACAACTAATTAG
- a CDS encoding ABC transporter ATP-binding protein has protein sequence MKQLISLKNICRSYRNGEQELQVLKNINLEIGEGEFVAIMGPSGSGKSTLMNTIGMLDTPTSGEYYLEGQEVACLGEKQLAQVRNQQIGFVFQQFFLLSKMDAVQNVELPLIYAGVPAAQRRKLAEEYLSKVELTDRIHHLPSELSGGQKQRVAIARALVNDPSIILADEPTGALDTKTGSQIMELLVELNEEGKTIIMVTHEPEIAAYAKRQIVIRDGVISSDSARLEGKEN, from the coding sequence ATGAAACAACTAATTAGTCTTAAAAACATCTGCCGGAGCTATCGAAATGGTGAACAGGAACTGCAGGTCTTGAAAAATATTAATTTGGAGATTGGTGAAGGGGAATTTGTTGCCATTATGGGACCATCTGGTTCGGGTAAATCTACTCTGATGAATACCATCGGAATGCTGGACACCCCAACTAGCGGCGAATACTATCTAGAAGGTCAAGAAGTGGCCTGTCTAGGTGAAAAGCAGTTGGCACAGGTACGTAACCAACAAATTGGCTTTGTCTTTCAACAGTTCTTTCTTTTGTCAAAGATGGATGCTGTTCAAAATGTTGAGTTACCCTTGATTTATGCAGGAGTTCCAGCTGCCCAACGTCGCAAGTTGGCAGAGGAATATCTGAGTAAAGTAGAGTTGACTGATCGTATTCATCACCTTCCTTCGGAGTTGTCTGGCGGTCAAAAACAACGGGTGGCCATTGCGCGTGCTCTTGTTAACGATCCCTCAATCATCCTAGCTGATGAACCGACAGGTGCCTTGGATACGAAAACAGGAAGCCAAATCATGGAACTCTTGGTTGAGTTAAATGAAGAAGGCAAGACGATTATTATGGTAACGCACGAGCCCGAAATTGCAGCCTATGCAAAACGCCAGATTGTAATCCGTGATGGAGTTATTTCATCTGATAGCGCTCGTTTGGAAGGAAAGGAGAACTAA
- a CDS encoding class I SAM-dependent methyltransferase produces MSKMYYAENPDAAHDIHELRVELLGHKMTFLTDAGVFSKKMIDFGSQLLLKCLEVEKDERVLDVGCGYGPLGLSLVKAYGVQATMVDINNRALDLARKNAERNQVSATIFQSNIYEQVEGKFDHVISNPPIRAGKQVVHEIIEKSMDFLEDGGDLTIVIQKKQGAPSAKNKMEDMFGNCEIVKKDKGYYILRSVKE; encoded by the coding sequence ATGAGTAAAATGTATTATGCAGAAAATCCTGATGCAGCTCACGATATTCATGAATTGAGAGTAGAGTTGCTGGGACATAAAATGACCTTTTTAACGGACGCAGGTGTCTTTAGTAAAAAGATGATTGACTTTGGTAGTCAGCTCTTACTGAAGTGTCTAGAGGTTGAGAAAGATGAGCGAGTGCTAGATGTCGGCTGTGGGTATGGTCCCCTAGGACTTTCTTTGGTCAAGGCTTACGGAGTACAAGCTACCATGGTCGATATCAATAATCGTGCTCTGGACTTGGCGCGAAAAAATGCTGAGAGAAACCAAGTTTCAGCAACTATTTTCCAATCAAACATCTATGAGCAAGTTGAAGGGAAATTTGACCATGTCATTTCCAATCCGCCGATTCGGGCGGGCAAGCAAGTTGTTCATGAGATTATCGAAAAGAGCATGGATTTTCTGGAAGACGGTGGAGACTTAACAATCGTTATTCAGAAAAAGCAGGGTGCCCCTAGTGCCAAAAACAAGATGGAAGACATGTTTGGCAATTGTGAAATCGTCAAAAAAGATAAGGGATATTATATCCTTAGAAGTGTGAAAGAATGA
- a CDS encoding biotin transporter BioY: MKKAHIYAIPAIGAALIAVLAQISLPIGPVPFTLQNFAIGLIATVFRPREAVLSVALYLLLGAIGLPVFAGGGAGFHVLVGPSAGYLWFDLVYAGLTSYLIHQNSDHIRIFLANLLGDSLVFVGGILSLHFLAGMPLDKALAVGVLPFILPDLGKIIAISFIGRLLLQRLRGQAYFSI, from the coding sequence TTGAAAAAAGCTCATATCTATGCTATCCCTGCTATCGGTGCTGCTCTCATCGCCGTATTGGCTCAAATCAGTCTCCCTATCGGTCCTGTCCCTTTCACTCTACAAAACTTTGCGATCGGTCTGATTGCAACTGTTTTTAGACCAAGGGAAGCCGTCCTATCTGTTGCTCTCTATCTCCTGCTGGGTGCCATTGGTCTACCTGTCTTTGCAGGGGGAGGAGCTGGATTTCACGTTTTAGTTGGTCCAAGCGCAGGCTATCTCTGGTTCGACCTTGTCTATGCAGGACTTACATCTTATCTCATCCATCAAAATAGTGACCATATCCGCATTTTCCTAGCCAACCTCTTGGGCGATTCCCTTGTCTTTGTCGGAGGTATTCTTAGCCTCCACTTCCTTGCTGGTATGCCACTTGACAAAGCACTTGCTGTTGGTGTCCTTCCTTTTATCCTCCCTGATCTTGGTAAGATCATTGCGATTAGTTTCATTGGTCGCCTACTATTACAACGACTTAGGGGACAAGCATACTTCTCAATTTAA
- the coaA gene encoding type I pantothenate kinase, producing the protein MTNEFLHFEKISRQTWQSLHRKTTPPLTEEELDSIKSFNDQISLQDVTDIYLPLVHLIHIYKKAKEDLSFSKEIFLQRDSKPQPFIIGVSGSVAVGKSTTSRLLQILLSRTLSDATVELVTTDGFLYPNQTLIDQGILNRKGFPESYDMEALLNFLDRLKNGQNVDIPVYSHEVYDIVPGEKQCVKAADFVIVEGINVFQNPQNERLYITDFFDFSIYVDAAVEDIESWYLDRFLKLLSFAQNDPDSYYHRFTQMPIGEVESFAHQVWSDINLTNLQNYIEPTRNRAEVILHKTKNHEIDEIYLKK; encoded by the coding sequence ATGACCAACGAATTTTTACATTTTGAAAAAATCAGCCGCCAAACATGGCAGTCCTTGCATCGCAAGACAACCCCTCCCTTGACGGAAGAAGAACTGGACTCCATCAAGAGTTTTAACGACCAAATCAGTCTGCAAGATGTAACAGACATCTATCTGCCACTGGTTCACCTTATCCATATCTATAAAAAAGCCAAAGAAGATTTGTCTTTCTCAAAAGAAATCTTTCTTCAGAGAGATAGCAAGCCCCAACCTTTTATTATTGGGGTTTCGGGTAGTGTCGCCGTCGGCAAGTCAACAACTAGCCGCCTCCTACAAATCCTTCTCTCCCGTACACTTTCAGATGCTACTGTAGAACTAGTGACAACGGATGGCTTTCTCTATCCCAACCAAACTTTAATTGACCAAGGTATCTTAAATCGTAAAGGTTTTCCAGAGAGTTATGATATGGAAGCTTTGCTGAATTTTCTTGATCGCTTAAAAAATGGACAGAATGTCGATATCCCCGTCTATTCTCATGAGGTTTATGATATTGTTCCTGGGGAGAAACAGTGCGTTAAGGCTGCAGATTTCGTCATCGTTGAAGGAATCAATGTCTTTCAAAATCCTCAAAATGAGCGCCTTTACATCACCGACTTCTTTGATTTTTCCATCTACGTAGACGCTGCTGTCGAGGACATTGAAAGCTGGTATTTAGATCGATTTTTAAAACTCCTCAGCTTTGCACAAAACGATCCAGATAGCTACTACCACCGCTTTACGCAAATGCCAATAGGGGAAGTAGAGTCTTTTGCCCACCAGGTATGGAGTGATATCAACCTTACAAATCTACAAAACTATATTGAACCAACAAGGAATCGAGCCGAGGTTATTCTCCATAAGACTAAAAATCATGAAATCGATGAAATTTACCTAAAAAAATAA
- a CDS encoding ABC transporter permease, translating to MQNLKFAFSSIMAHKMRSFLTMIGIIIGVSSVVVIMALGDSMSRQVNKNMTKSQKNIQVFFSPIKSKDGSFTQKQSALTLSGKEEDVHVEPPKTQESWVKEAAKLKGVDGYYVTNSTNVTLTYKDKKVERASLTGGNMTYMSAVENKIIAGRDLREQDYRDFASVILLDEELAKSLFDSPQAALNQIISANGYSYRVVGVYSSPAVKSAKMFGVGGLPITTNASVAANFNVEEISNIVFRVNDTSLTPTLGPELARKMTEIAGVQQGEYQVVDETAAFAEVQQIFGFMTAIISAIAGISLFVGGTGVMNIMLVSVTERTREIGLRKALGATRANILVQFLIESMILTLLGGVIGLVSAAGLTTLAGVLLKNMMEGIEIGVSLPIALFSLAVSASVGMIFGVLPANKASKLDPIEALRYE from the coding sequence ATGCAAAATCTGAAATTTGCCTTTTCATCTATTATGGCACACAAGATGCGCTCCTTTTTGACCATGATTGGCATTATCATCGGAGTCTCTTCAGTAGTTGTCATCATGGCTTTAGGGGACTCTATGTCTCGTCAGGTCAATAAAAATATGACAAAATCTCAGAAAAATATTCAGGTATTTTTCTCACCAATTAAAAGTAAGGACGGTTCCTTTACACAAAAGCAATCTGCACTGACACTATCTGGTAAAGAAGAAGATGTTCACGTAGAACCACCTAAAACACAGGAATCGTGGGTTAAGGAAGCTGCCAAACTAAAAGGTGTAGATGGCTATTATGTGACTAATAGTACAAATGTTACTTTGACCTATAAGGATAAAAAGGTAGAGAGAGCAAGTCTAACAGGTGGAAATATGACTTATATGTCTGCTGTAGAAAATAAAATTATTGCAGGTAGGGATCTGAGAGAACAAGACTACCGAGATTTTGCAAGTGTGATTTTGCTAGATGAAGAACTCGCTAAAAGTCTTTTTGACTCGCCTCAGGCAGCACTCAATCAAATCATTTCAGCCAATGGATATAGCTATCGTGTGGTTGGTGTTTACTCTAGTCCTGCTGTTAAGAGTGCTAAGATGTTTGGTGTAGGTGGCTTACCAATTACAACCAATGCTTCTGTAGCAGCTAATTTTAATGTAGAGGAAATTTCTAATATTGTCTTTCGTGTGAATGATACGAGTCTAACTCCGACTTTGGGGCCAGAACTCGCACGCAAGATGACAGAAATTGCAGGAGTACAGCAGGGAGAATATCAGGTTGTAGACGAAACCGCCGCTTTTGCAGAGGTTCAGCAAATCTTTGGTTTTATGACCGCTATTATTAGTGCTATCGCAGGAATCTCTCTCTTTGTGGGAGGGACTGGAGTTATGAATATCATGCTGGTTTCTGTAACGGAGCGTACTCGTGAGATTGGTCTTCGTAAAGCATTGGGAGCTACACGGGCTAATATCTTGGTACAGTTTTTGATTGAGTCCATGATCTTAACCTTGCTAGGTGGAGTCATCGGCCTAGTAAGTGCGGCGGGTTTGACCACGCTAGCAGGTGTTTTGTTAAAAAATATGATGGAAGGAATAGAAATTGGTGTCTCGCTACCGATTGCTCTCTTTAGCTTGGCTGTTTCGGCCAGCGTTGGTATGATCTTTGGGGTCTTACCAGCCAATAAAGCGTCTAAGCTTGATCCAATTGAAGCCCTTCGCTATGAATAA
- a CDS encoding DNA topology modulation protein, whose product MKIAIIGYSGAGKSTLAEKLSNYCSIPKLHMDTLQFQPGWQDSDREWMLTEMKNFLTKHETWVIDGNYSWCCYEERMQEADQIIFLNFSPLSCLFRAFKRYLTYRGKVRESMAAGCKEQFNWEFIRWILWDGRSKSAKERYQRVQETYPEKIIVLRSQKEIDNFLENLTHNKKNQRA is encoded by the coding sequence ATGAAAATCGCAATCATCGGATATTCTGGAGCTGGTAAGTCAACCCTAGCTGAAAAATTATCAAACTACTGCTCCATCCCCAAACTGCATATGGATACTCTCCAATTTCAACCTGGTTGGCAAGATAGTGACCGCGAATGGATGTTGACCGAGATGAAAAACTTTCTCACAAAGCATGAAACTTGGGTCATTGATGGCAACTACTCTTGGTGTTGCTATGAAGAAAGAATGCAGGAAGCTGACCAAATCATCTTTCTCAACTTTTCCCCATTGTCTTGTCTCTTTCGAGCCTTCAAACGTTATCTCACATATCGCGGCAAGGTCAGAGAAAGTATGGCGGCTGGCTGTAAAGAGCAATTTAACTGGGAATTTATCAGATGGATTCTCTGGGATGGGCGGAGCAAATCCGCTAAGGAACGTTATCAGCGGGTTCAAGAAACCTATCCAGAGAAAATAATTGTTCTCAGGTCGCAAAAGGAGATAGACAACTTCTTAGAAAATCTCACACATAACAAGAAAAACCAACGTGCCTAA
- the metG gene encoding methionine--tRNA ligase: MSEKNFYITTPIYYPSGKLHIGSAYTTIACDVLARYKRLMGYDVFYLTGLDEHGQKIQQKAEEAGITPQAYVDGMAVGVKELWKLLDISYDKFIRTTDDYHEKVVAQVFERLLAQDDIYLGEYSGWYSVSDEEFFTESQLAEVFRDEAGNVTGGIAPSGHEVEWVSEESYFLRLSKYQDRLVEFFKSHPEFITPSGRLNEMLKNFIEPGLEDLAVSRTTFTWGVPVPSNPKHVVYVWIDALLNYATALGYGQDEHGNFDKFWNGTVFHMVGKDILRFHSIYWPILLMMLDVKLPDRLIAHGWFVMKDGKMSKSKGNVVYPEMLVERYGLDPLRYYLMRSLPVGSDGTFTPEDYVGRINYELANDLGNLLNRTVSMINKYFDGQIPAYVEGVTEFDNALADVAEQSIADYHTHMEAVDYPRALEAVWTLISRTNKYIDETAPWVLAKDEALRDQLASVMSHLAASLRVVAHLIEPFMMETSRAVLTQLGLAEVSSLENLNLADFPAGVTVVAKGTPIFPRLDMEEEIAYIKEQMEGNKPAVEKEWNPDEVELKLNKEEIKFEDFDKVEIRVAEVKEVSKVEGSDKLLQFRLDAGDGEDRQILSGIAKYYPNEQELVGKKVQIVANLKPRKMMKKYVSQGMILSAEHDGKLTLLTVDPAVPNGSVIG, translated from the coding sequence ATGTCTGAAAAGAATTTTTATATTACAACACCGATTTACTATCCATCTGGTAAACTTCATATCGGTTCTGCCTACACAACCATCGCTTGTGATGTCCTAGCTCGTTACAAACGCCTTATGGGCTACGATGTCTTTTATCTGACAGGTCTTGACGAGCATGGTCAAAAGATCCAACAGAAAGCGGAAGAAGCTGGTATTACACCACAAGCTTATGTTGATGGCATGGCGGTTGGTGTCAAAGAACTCTGGAAATTACTCGATATCTCATACGATAAATTCATCCGTACAACTGATGATTACCATGAAAAAGTAGTGGCTCAGGTCTTTGAACGCTTGCTTGCTCAAGATGATATCTACTTGGGTGAATACTCTGGCTGGTATTCAGTCTCAGATGAAGAATTCTTTACAGAAAGCCAGCTGGCAGAAGTTTTCCGTGACGAAGCTGGAAATGTAACGGGCGGTATTGCTCCATCAGGACACGAAGTAGAATGGGTATCTGAAGAGTCTTACTTCCTTCGCCTCAGCAAATACCAAGACCGTTTGGTTGAATTTTTCAAATCGCATCCTGAGTTTATCACTCCATCTGGTCGACTCAATGAAATGTTGAAAAACTTTATCGAGCCAGGTTTGGAAGATTTGGCAGTTTCTCGTACAACATTTACATGGGGAGTACCAGTCCCATCAAATCCAAAACACGTTGTCTATGTATGGATTGATGCTCTTCTCAACTATGCGACAGCCCTTGGTTACGGTCAAGATGAACACGGTAATTTTGATAAGTTCTGGAATGGAACAGTCTTCCACATGGTTGGAAAAGATATCCTTCGTTTCCACTCCATCTATTGGCCTATCCTTCTTATGATGTTGGATGTAAAATTGCCAGATCGTTTGATTGCTCACGGTTGGTTTGTCATGAAAGACGGCAAGATGTCTAAGTCTAAAGGAAATGTTGTCTACCCTGAAATGCTGGTAGAGCGTTATGGACTAGATCCACTTCGTTACTACCTCATGCGTAGCCTTCCGGTTGGTTCGGACGGAACCTTCACTCCTGAAGACTATGTAGGCCGTATCAACTACGAATTGGCTAATGATCTTGGGAACCTCCTCAACCGTACGGTTTCTATGATTAACAAGTACTTTGATGGGCAAATCCCTGCCTATGTAGAGGGTGTGACAGAGTTTGACAATGCGCTTGCTGACGTTGCAGAACAATCTATCGCAGACTACCATACACACATGGAAGCAGTTGACTACCCACGTGCGCTTGAAGCGGTCTGGACTCTTATCTCTCGTACTAACAAATACATCGATGAGACTGCTCCATGGGTCTTGGCTAAGGATGAAGCTCTTCGTGACCAATTGGCAAGTGTTATGAGCCACTTGGCAGCTAGCCTTCGTGTTGTCGCTCACTTGATTGAGCCCTTTATGATGGAAACCAGTCGTGCTGTCTTGACTCAACTTGGTCTAGCAGAAGTTTCTAGCCTTGAGAACTTGAACTTGGCTGACTTTCCTGCAGGTGTGACAGTAGTTGCCAAAGGAACCCCAATCTTCCCACGTCTGGATATGGAAGAAGAAATCGCCTATATCAAGGAACAAATGGAAGGTAATAAACCAGCAGTCGAAAAGGAATGGAATCCAGATGAAGTCGAACTCAAACTAAACAAGGAAGAAATCAAGTTTGAAGACTTCGACAAGGTTGAAATCCGTGTCGCAGAAGTCAAAGAAGTTTCTAAAGTAGAAGGTTCTGATAAGTTGCTTCAATTCCGCTTGGATGCTGGTGATGGTGAAGATCGTCAAATCCTCTCAGGAATTGCAAAATACTATCCAAACGAACAAGAATTGGTCGGCAAGAAAGTCCAAATCGTTGCCAACCTCAAACCACGCAAGATGATGAAAAAATATGTCAGCCAAGGGATGATTCTCTCAGCTGAACATGATGGCAAATTAACCCTTCTCACAGTTGATCCAGCTGTACCAAACGGAAGTGTGATTGGGTAA
- a CDS encoding pyrimidine-nucleoside phosphorylase, whose amino-acid sequence MRAVDLIQKKRDGQELTSNEIKWLVEGYVAGTVPDYQMSAFAMAVYFKGMTTREISDLTMNMVKTGQEFDLSAIEGIKVDKHSTGGVGDKVTLILAPLVASFGVPVAKMSGRGLGHTGGTLDKLEAIKGYQVERSQEDFIKQVQDIGVSVIGQSDQLVKADKLLYALRDVTATVDTIPLIASSVMSKKIAAGADAILLDVTVGEGAFMKTVEEARELAQTMVDLGKAVGRKTVAVITDMSQPLGRAIGNRLEILEAIEILQGKGREDISHFICELAQIMLGLADVEKTVEEIRQHLENGQALAKFEKMVAAQGGDLEDLYRPVNVAHVVEIPAQETGIISALPAMEFGLYAMRLGAGRAVKSDALDYETGIVFDKKVGEPVQKGEIVAKVYTNGKISSELVTEFQKYVKINDGVQSLREIIEIIS is encoded by the coding sequence ATGAGAGCAGTTGATTTAATCCAAAAAAAACGAGACGGTCAAGAATTGACTTCAAATGAAATCAAGTGGCTGGTAGAAGGCTATGTGGCAGGAACTGTTCCAGACTATCAGATGTCTGCTTTTGCTATGGCTGTTTATTTCAAAGGAATGACCACACGAGAGATTTCTGACCTGACGATGAATATGGTTAAGACGGGTCAAGAGTTTGATTTGTCAGCCATAGAGGGTATCAAAGTAGATAAACACTCGACAGGTGGTGTTGGTGATAAGGTGACCTTGATTTTGGCTCCTTTAGTAGCCAGTTTTGGTGTCCCAGTAGCCAAGATGAGCGGTCGTGGACTAGGACATACTGGCGGGACCTTAGATAAGTTAGAAGCAATAAAGGGCTACCAAGTGGAACGTAGTCAAGAGGATTTCATCAAACAGGTTCAAGACATTGGTGTATCCGTCATTGGTCAGTCTGACCAGCTGGTTAAAGCAGACAAACTTCTCTATGCGCTTCGTGATGTGACAGCGACTGTCGACACTATTCCTTTGATTGCTAGTTCTGTCATGAGTAAGAAAATCGCTGCTGGAGCAGATGCCATTTTGCTAGACGTGACTGTCGGTGAGGGTGCCTTTATGAAGACTGTTGAGGAGGCGCGCGAATTGGCTCAAACCATGGTGGATCTTGGTAAGGCCGTTGGTCGAAAGACGGTAGCAGTCATTACCGATATGAGCCAACCCTTGGGAAGAGCCATTGGCAATCGTCTTGAAATCCTAGAAGCAATCGAGATTCTTCAAGGAAAAGGCCGAGAAGATATCAGTCACTTTATCTGTGAACTTGCTCAGATTATGCTTGGGTTGGCTGATGTTGAGAAAACCGTCGAGGAAATCCGTCAACATCTTGAAAACGGCCAAGCACTGGCTAAGTTTGAAAAAATGGTAGCAGCACAAGGCGGTGATCTAGAAGATCTCTATCGCCCAGTAAATGTTGCACATGTGGTGGAAATTCCAGCACAGGAAACAGGTATAATTTCAGCTCTTCCAGCTATGGAATTTGGTCTCTATGCCATGAGACTAGGAGCCGGTCGTGCAGTCAAGTCTGATGCTTTAGACTATGAAACTGGAATCGTTTTTGATAAAAAAGTTGGTGAACCTGTCCAGAAGGGTGAAATTGTTGCAAAAGTTTATACAAATGGAAAAATTTCTTCTGAACTAGTTACAGAATTTCAAAAATATGTTAAAATAAATGATGGAGTGCAAAGTTTACGAGAAATTATAGAAATTATCTCATAA
- the rpsT gene encoding 30S ribosomal protein S20, with the protein MANIKSAIKRAELNVKHNEKNSAQKSAMRTAIKAFEANPSEELFRAASSAIDKAETKGLIHKNKASRDKARLSSKLAK; encoded by the coding sequence TTGGCAAACATTAAATCAGCTATCAAACGCGCTGAATTGAACGTTAAACATAACGAAAAAAACTCAGCTCAAAAATCAGCTATGCGTACTGCTATCAAAGCTTTCGAAGCAAACCCTTCTGAAGAACTTTTCCGTGCTGCTAGCTCAGCTATCGACAAAGCAGAAACTAAAGGTTTGATTCATAAAAACAAAGCAAGTCGCGATAAAGCTCGTCTTTCATCTAAACTTGCTAAATAA
- the gor gene encoding glutathione-disulfide reductase produces the protein MREYDIIAIGGGSGGIATMNRAGEHGAKAAVIEEKKLGGTCVNVGCVPKKIMWYGAQIAESFHHYGPDYGFTSSDVQFDFAKLRQNREAYIDRARSSYDGSFKRNGVDLIEGRAHFVDAHTVSVNDELIRAKHIVIATGARPSIPTIPGAELGGSSDDVFAWEQLPESVAILGAGYIAVELAGVLHALGVKTDLFVRRDRPLRSFDSYIVEGLVNEMEKTGLPLHTHKVPVKLEETEQGITIHFEDGSSHTASQVIWATGRRPNVDGLELENAGVTLNERGFIQVDEYQNTVVDGIYALGDVTGEKELTPVAIKAGRTLSERLFNGKTNAKMDYTTIPTVVFSHPAIGTVGLTEDQAIKEYGQDHIKVYKSSFASMYSAVTNHRQESRFKLITAGADEKVVGLHGLGYGVDEMIQGFAVAIKMGATKADFDATVAIHPTASEEFVTMR, from the coding sequence ATGAGAGAATATGATATCATCGCCATCGGTGGAGGGAGCGGTGGCATTGCCACTATGAACCGCGCTGGCGAACACGGTGCTAAAGCAGCTGTTATCGAGGAGAAAAAATTAGGTGGAACTTGTGTCAACGTTGGCTGTGTTCCTAAGAAAATCATGTGGTATGGAGCGCAAATCGCTGAAAGCTTCCACCACTACGGTCCTGACTATGGGTTTACGAGTTCAGATGTTCAATTTGATTTCGCAAAACTTCGTCAAAACCGTGAAGCCTACATCGACCGTGCTCGCTCATCTTATGATGGAAGTTTCAAGCGTAACGGCGTTGATTTGATTGAGGGTCGTGCTCATTTTGTTGATGCCCACACCGTCAGCGTTAATGATGAATTGATTCGTGCAAAGCATATCGTGATTGCGACTGGCGCTCGTCCAAGCATCCCAACTATTCCTGGAGCTGAACTTGGTGGTAGTTCAGACGATGTCTTTGCTTGGGAGCAACTTCCTGAATCTGTTGCGATTCTTGGCGCTGGCTATATTGCAGTTGAGCTAGCTGGTGTTCTCCACGCGCTAGGAGTAAAAACGGATTTGTTTGTCCGTCGTGATCGTCCCTTGCGTAGTTTTGACAGCTACATCGTGGAAGGTCTTGTCAATGAAATGGAAAAAACAGGCCTACCTTTGCACACGCATAAGGTACCCGTCAAGCTCGAAGAAACTGAGCAAGGCATAACGATTCATTTTGAAGACGGTTCTAGTCACACTGCCAGCCAAGTTATCTGGGCTACTGGTCGCCGTCCAAATGTAGATGGTCTTGAGTTAGAAAATGCTGGCGTTACACTTAACGAACGTGGATTTATCCAAGTGGATGAATATCAAAATACAGTTGTAGATGGTATTTACGCCCTTGGAGACGTTACTGGTGAGAAGGAACTAACCCCAGTAGCCATCAAGGCTGGACGTACCCTATCTGAACGCCTCTTCAACGGCAAAACAAATGCCAAGATGGACTACACGACTATCCCTACTGTTGTCTTCTCACACCCAGCAATCGGAACGGTTGGTTTGACCGAGGATCAAGCCATCAAAGAATACGGACAAGATCACATCAAAGTCTACAAGTCAAGCTTTGCATCTATGTACTCAGCCGTTACAAACCATCGTCAAGAATCTCGCTTCAAACTCATCACCGCCGGTGCTGACGAAAAAGTTGTTGGACTTCACGGACTTGGTTACGGAGTGGATGAGATGATTCAAGGATTCGCTGTTGCTATTAAGATGGGAGCAACCAAGGCAGACTTTGATGCTACAGTAGCTATCCACCCAACCGCTTCAGAAGAATTTGTGACCATGCGCTAA